GGAGCGGAGGTTGTCAAACAGTTCCCCGATTATCCTGACTTTGTGATAGTTGAAATTGAGACCCAGCGTGGCTGTCCCAAGGCGGCCGGCATTGGAGGCTGTTCATTCTGCACCGAGCCCGTTAGGTATCGCAGAGTAGAGGACAGGCCAATTGAGGATGTCGTTGCAGAGGTCAAGGCACTCTACGACCTTGGGGTGAGGCACTTCCGAGTTGGCAGGCAGAGTTGCATCTTTTCTTATATGGCAAAGCCAGATGGCAGGGTTCCCATACCAAACCCTGGGGCTATTGAGAAGCTCTTCCGCGGAATTCGCTCGGTCGCTCCCGAAGTCAAGACACTCCACGTTGACAATGCTAATCCAGCTGTCATAGCCAACTACCCAGAGGAGAGCAGGAGGATAGCAAAGGCCCTCATAGAATACGGGACACCAGGGAACGTAGTTGCGTTCGGACTGGAAAGCGCTGATCCGAAGGTTGCAAAGCTCAACAACCTCAACGCCACGGCCGAGGAGACATACGAGGCGGTTAAAATTCTCAACGAAATGGGAGGGAAGAGAGGCTACAACGGAATGCCCTGGCTCCTCCCGGGGATAAACATAATCTTTGGCCTTCCCGGTGAGACAAAGAAGAGCTATGAAATCACATTCCAGTTCCTCAAAAAGCTCCTTGATGATGGATTAATGGTTAGGCGAATAAACATCCGCCAGGTCGTTGTTTTTCCAGGGACACCGCTCTGGCACATGAGGGACAAAGTGAAGACGGAGAAGCACAAAAAGCTCATCCAGCACTACCGCTACAAGATAAGGCACGAGATAGACCTGCCGATGCTCAAGAGGGTTGTCCCTGTGGGGGCCGTCCTCCGGGATGTTCGGGCTGAGGTCTTCGACAACAGCCTTACATACGGAAGGCAGATAGGGAGCTATCCCATTATAGTCGGGATTCCTAAGGAAATCCCACTCAACAGGTTTTACGACGTCCTAATCGTCGATCACGGGTTCAGAAGCATAACCGGTATCCCAGTGCCGATAGAAGTTAACAGGGAGAGTCCGAAAGTTTTAGAGCATATACCCGGAATCGGCAGAAAGACCGCAGTGAAGCTACTCTCAAAGAGGCCGTTTAAAACAGAAGATGAGTTCTTCAAAACTGTGGGGGAAGAGGTTGCAAAGATATTAAAAGGAAAAATCAGAGTTTAACTCTTAGTGCTGTTGCTGGCTACTTGTTTATTCTTTTCGCCAGAGGGCCACTTGAAATTGAGTATTGTCTCTATTAGGACAACCTCAGCACGCAGTGCATCGTCACTCGAAGCTTCGAGTATCAAAAGGCCCCTCCGGGGAGTGAATATCCTATTTTCCTCCCCTCCTTCAGCAGGGCCAATTAGGACTACCGCCAGGTGATCCTTGTTGCCAAGCCTTCCAGTCCCTATTGCAACCTTGGTCATCATAGAGAGATAGCGAACATCGTACCTGTTAATCGTTTGCTCATACGCGTACTGTCTGGCACTGGCGTTGTCCATCCCCTTTTTCAATGCCTCCTGATAATAGGGGATCTTGAACAGTGTGCTCGTAAGTGCGCTTATCTCTGATACAGCTGCACTTCTCAGCGAGCAGTCCCCTCTAAACTCAGAGGGGTTTTTGCTGCATGCCTTTACCTTTGTGCTTCCCACAATGATTGTAAACCTCTCGTATTTGGACAGCATTGTGGCGTTTATGTCGGACTCAGGGAACCCCGTAAGGTATCCGAAGACATCAACAGAGTACACCCTGACTCCAACTGGTACTTTTTTGCCGCCCTTGGTAATGTTCAGATAGTAGGGTTCTGGGACAGCCACGTAAGTTCCGTTCGGGAAGTGGAGCACCATATACGTGTGAACCGTTGCATTCTCCTTGGGAGCCAGTAGGCCAGAGAACTGGGTATAGCCGTAAGCTATGTAACCCAGGGGTGCTGCAACGATTATAAGCACAAGCAGATACACTAGAGCCCTTCTCGACACTCTAGAACCCCCTTTATTGGTTTGGTAACACAATGAAAACTAAATAGGGGCAGGAAAGAAAAGGAAGAGAAATCAGCTGAGGTTGGCGATGTACTCCATGAGGGCCTCAGCTGCAGCCTTGGTGCCTTCCCTGTCAGCACCGGCGACGAGGATGACGCCGTGGCCGCCGATGGTCGGGCAGTTGTCGATGTACTTGTAGATACCGGCCTTGAGGGTCTCGTTGGCAGCCCACTCCTCATAGGTGGTCGGGACGCCGAACTTGTCGGCGAGAGCGGCGGTTACCTGGTTGACCACCGGACCACCGACGAGGATGAGGTTGCTGTCGACCTTGTCGAGGCCGGCCTCCATGATCTCTGTGTCAAGGACTGTTATCGGGGTGGTGACCTTGGCGGGCTGGGCGGCCTTAGTCGGGTCAATGCTGAAGGTGACGTCGTCAATGATGAAGCCTTTGATCATGTCACCAAGGCCAAGTTCCTGCTTCATGTAGTACGGGTACGGATCGATGACAACCTTTGCATTGACGAGGTACTTGGTCTCTTCATCGTTTCCTTTCTTGCAGGGGACCTCTTCGGCAGTGTAGACGTACTTGACCTCGTAGGTGTTGAAGAGGTCTATTGGGTTGCCCTCAATAGACTCGGCGTTGATAAAGCTTATCTTGTCAATGTACTTGTTGCCGTCCGTATCTTCCTTTATGTCAAGGTATGTAACGTATCCCGGAGCCAGGCTGTACTTCTCGTCTCCACTTTTGACCCTACCTCCGGCGACTTTAACGTGGAGCTTGGCGATGACGTCCTGGGTTGAACCGATGAATGCGTCGTCAACAGTAACATGGAGGCCACCGTAGGTGTAGGTCTCGCCGACCTTGACTGACTCGGTCACGGTCTCCATTCCAGGAGCGCTGAATTGGATGAGAACCTTCTGCTCGAAGATGTTTATGTCGAGCACCTTGAAGGTGTAGTCCTCAAAGGTCTTCTCGTCACCGACCTTGTACCAGGCGGTTCCGTAGTCGTGGCCGTAGACGAAGTAGTCGTCTCCTATGTCAAGAATGCTAACGATCTTGTTGAATGGGACTATTGTTATCGTGTCTCCCTCGTAGGCACCGTTGACGGACCCATCATTTGAGGGATCGGGGTAGTAACTAACTGAGTCTGGATCGCATCCGAGGTCGTAGCAGTAGGGGTTGTTCCATTCTGGATTCTCCTCAACTGCATATCCAAGATCCACGGTTACCTTGATGCCACCCTCAGGTATTACAAGCTTGGCATCCTTTGGCGGAACACCGTACTTGGAGACGTACTTGTCGAGATCCTTTATCTCTATTGCTGAGATTGTAACCTCGGCCGTCTCGTTATAAGTACCCGCATACTCGCCACCCTGCTGGGTGTCCCATTCAATGAAGTTCCTTACCACACCAGGCTTTATAGGCTCATCTTTAGTGCTGTTCCATACGTTGTCTGACCAGAAGCTCTTGCTGAAGCTAACCTTGTAATCTGTTTCTGTTTCGGTCTCAGTCTTAGTCTCCGTGTTAACAGCTACAAACTTCACGCTGTCAGTGACTAGCTTAACTTCAATCTCTGGCATGTGGAAGGGTATGTCATAAACACCGCTCTCGCTAATCTTTATAGTCTTGTCAACTATTATGTCACTGCCTGTAACGTTTGTAATGTGGATGGTTATTGGGTCCGTTGAGACCAGCTGGATCTTGAATGAACCCACTGTCCACCACTTGCCATTGTCCTTGGTGTACTGGGCGATGTCCGTGTTGTTGCCGATTGTAAGCGGAACTCCCTTGATGGTATCACTAACTTCCTCCAGGTTTATGTAGAACGGAAGCTTGTTTCCCTCGTATGTTGTTACGTTCTCAAACTGCCACTCACTTGGTGTCATTGTGAAGTTAACTGACCAGCTGCTCATGTAGTCAACGGTATCACTGGCGTTGTAGTATTCTGAGAGTATTTTAAACTTTGCGTTCTCTTCCGTCAAGTCTACGTCGAGTACCTTGAAGGTTATGGTCGCTGGAACTATGGGCCATATCTTGACAGCCTGCTGGGTCTCATTGTAGTGGACGTCCAGTACTTCAGACCCTTCGCCATCTACTCTGTACTTGCTTGAGTAGATTCCCTCAGCAAAGTCCAGCCTAGCGAAGGGTGTTCTATAGGTGTCTTCCGCGATCTTTGTAACATTGAAGTCAAAGATTCCATCCTTAGTGCGGAACGTAACTATGTCGCCCTCAGTAACGTTGACTGTAACACTATTCGTGCCTAGAGTAATGTTGCTTCCGCCAGTCACATTTACAACATAATCCGAGTAGCTGCTGTTCCATTTGAACTGGAGTACTGCCCATCCCTCCTTCAAGTTCACGTCGGTCATGGTTATGTTGAACGGCAGTGTCCAGTCGTTCCAGAGGGTAAGCTTCTTAGATATTTCCTCGTCTTTGTAGAGAATGTGCTCGCCCTCCAGGGGCCCTAAGTCATATTTCGGAACGTCAATTTTGAACACTGCATAGGGCTCAGTGTCGGTGTCTCCCAGAGAGATAGGTATCTTTATTGCTCCCTCAGGAACATAGTCTCCAGCGGGTT
This region of Thermococcus stetteri genomic DNA includes:
- a CDS encoding radical SAM protein; the protein is MIVAIIDGYTDEPAGLGVPPYLGIYPRYAYGAIKKARKDASIFYLTIDDLRATFLGERGIATRNKTPNFPKTKEILEKADIIIYIGGLHTPGKYLSAVPGSVEEVARFLGRFRGEKILGGPAFMGSASMGGIKITSRELQLAHQVFDHVVYGDLEAFLFDYLTNPEDADPFRFRTYAELRDYAIIGAEVVKQFPDYPDFVIVEIETQRGCPKAAGIGGCSFCTEPVRYRRVEDRPIEDVVAEVKALYDLGVRHFRVGRQSCIFSYMAKPDGRVPIPNPGAIEKLFRGIRSVAPEVKTLHVDNANPAVIANYPEESRRIAKALIEYGTPGNVVAFGLESADPKVAKLNNLNATAEETYEAVKILNEMGGKRGYNGMPWLLPGINIIFGLPGETKKSYEITFQFLKKLLDDGLMVRRINIRQVVVFPGTPLWHMRDKVKTEKHKKLIQHYRYKIRHEIDLPMLKRVVPVGAVLRDVRAEVFDNSLTYGRQIGSYPIIVGIPKEIPLNRFYDVLIVDHGFRSITGIPVPIEVNRESPKVLEHIPGIGRKTAVKLLSKRPFKTEDEFFKTVGEEVAKILKGKIRV
- a CDS encoding S-layer protein; the protein is MKVKKIAALAVGAAMVGATLGFASAQPTVQDNIPKDFFVKDGQPNVKIVVGSQGAAMDVASAADIAVAIGSLLYTEKDVEASVASVIVKKDISYLWDIPDLPVFGGDFLGKYAVMNEDEYQNPADHENVWVDTNWYGSRKVFVKTITEAKNVTLEINMEGTTKEIEVPLDGTVVEGADGRKYSVVGFYNITEGNPTILLKVDDTIYALKEGETQIIDVKPAGDYVPEGAIKIPISLGDTDTEPYAVFKIDVPKYDLGPLEGEHILYKDEEISKKLTLWNDWTLPFNITMTDVNLKEGWAVLQFKWNSSYSDYVVNVTGGSNITLGTNSVTVNVTEGDIVTFRTKDGIFDFNVTKIAEDTYRTPFARLDFAEGIYSSKYRVDGEGSEVLDVHYNETQQAVKIWPIVPATITFKVLDVDLTEENAKFKILSEYYNASDTVDYMSSWSVNFTMTPSEWQFENVTTYEGNKLPFYINLEEVSDTIKGVPLTIGNNTDIAQYTKDNGKWWTVGSFKIQLVSTDPITIHITNVTGSDIIVDKTIKISESGVYDIPFHMPEIEVKLVTDSVKFVAVNTETKTETETETDYKVSFSKSFWSDNVWNSTKDEPIKPGVVRNFIEWDTQQGGEYAGTYNETAEVTISAIEIKDLDKYVSKYGVPPKDAKLVIPEGGIKVTVDLGYAVEENPEWNNPYCYDLGCDPDSVSYYPDPSNDGSVNGAYEGDTITIVPFNKIVSILDIGDDYFVYGHDYGTAWYKVGDEKTFEDYTFKVLDINIFEQKVLIQFSAPGMETVTESVKVGETYTYGGLHVTVDDAFIGSTQDVIAKLHVKVAGGRVKSGDEKYSLAPGYVTYLDIKEDTDGNKYIDKISFINAESIEGNPIDLFNTYEVKYVYTAEEVPCKKGNDEETKYLVNAKVVIDPYPYYMKQELGLGDMIKGFIIDDVTFSIDPTKAAQPAKVTTPITVLDTEIMEAGLDKVDSNLILVGGPVVNQVTAALADKFGVPTTYEEWAANETLKAGIYKYIDNCPTIGGHGVILVAGADREGTKAAAEALMEYIANLS